The Pseudomonas iranensis genome includes a window with the following:
- the purE gene encoding 5-(carboxyamino)imidazole ribonucleotide mutase, giving the protein MSALVGVIMGSKSDWSTLSHTADMLEKLGIPYEVKVVSAHRTPDLLFQYAEEAESRGIEVIIAGAGGAAHLPGMCAAKTHLPVLGVPVQSAMLSGVDSLLSIVQMPAGIPVATLAIGKAGAINAALLSASILGAKHPQFHAVLKTFRAEQTDSVLDNPDPRIA; this is encoded by the coding sequence ATGAGTGCACTGGTTGGCGTGATCATGGGCTCCAAGTCCGATTGGTCCACCCTTAGCCACACCGCCGATATGCTGGAAAAGCTCGGCATCCCGTACGAGGTCAAGGTGGTTTCCGCCCACCGCACCCCGGATCTGCTGTTCCAGTACGCCGAAGAGGCTGAAAGCCGCGGCATCGAGGTGATCATCGCCGGTGCCGGTGGCGCAGCCCACTTGCCAGGCATGTGTGCGGCCAAGACCCACCTGCCGGTGCTGGGCGTGCCGGTGCAGTCGGCCATGCTCTCGGGCGTCGATTCGCTGCTGTCGATCGTGCAGATGCCGGCCGGCATTCCGGTCGCCACCCTGGCCATCGGCAAGGCCGGCGCAATCAATGCCGCTCTGCTCTCGGCGAGCATCCTCGGCGCCAAGCACCCGCAATTTCACGCGGTACTGAAAACCTTCCGTGCCGAGCAGACAGACAGCGTCCTGGACAATCCAGACCCACGTATTGCCTGA
- a CDS encoding AraC family transcriptional regulator, whose product MLHSHLTTLNAVSLILNTFKAEGLSSEALLAGSGIVAADLQRADTRITTHQEMQVCTNAVALKRDIGLELGRRMHVSCYGMLGYALLTCATFGDALRLAIRYPALLGTLFELSLEDDGEQVWFVAADYRESPAMAVFNAEFCLVSLKVICDDLLGHPLPLRATRFEHAAPDYRASYAEPFDSPLHFSAKDNAFAFDRHWLEQPLPLADAITHQAMAERCRKQNLEFTGRQAWLGRIRQLLSAQLNAAPGLEGLAQQMKCSPRTLRRHLKDMGSSYQELLDELRFERAKQMLCEDQLPIYRIAETLGFSETASFRHAFVRWSGVAPSQFRPH is encoded by the coding sequence ATGCTCCACTCCCACCTCACCACCCTCAACGCGGTCTCGCTGATCCTCAACACGTTCAAGGCCGAAGGCCTGTCGAGTGAGGCGCTGCTGGCTGGCAGCGGCATCGTGGCGGCGGATCTGCAGCGTGCCGATACGCGCATCACCACCCATCAAGAGATGCAGGTCTGCACCAACGCGGTTGCGCTCAAGCGTGACATCGGTCTCGAATTGGGCCGGCGCATGCACGTGTCCTGTTACGGCATGCTCGGTTACGCCCTGCTGACCTGTGCCACCTTCGGTGACGCTTTGCGGCTGGCGATCCGTTATCCGGCGCTGTTGGGCACGTTGTTCGAACTGAGCCTGGAAGACGATGGCGAGCAGGTCTGGTTCGTCGCTGCTGATTACCGTGAAAGCCCGGCGATGGCGGTGTTCAACGCCGAATTCTGTCTGGTGTCCCTGAAAGTCATCTGCGACGACTTGCTCGGCCATCCGCTGCCGCTACGCGCCACGCGCTTTGAACATGCAGCGCCGGACTATCGCGCCAGCTACGCCGAACCCTTCGACTCGCCGCTGCACTTTTCGGCCAAGGACAACGCCTTCGCCTTCGACCGCCACTGGCTCGAGCAGCCGCTGCCGCTGGCCGACGCGATCACCCATCAGGCCATGGCCGAGCGCTGCCGCAAACAGAATCTGGAGTTCACCGGACGCCAAGCCTGGCTGGGGCGGATTCGTCAGTTGCTCAGCGCACAATTGAATGCCGCGCCGGGACTGGAAGGTCTGGCACAGCAGATGAAGTGCTCACCGCGCACCCTGCGCCGGCATTTGAAAGACATGGGCAGCAGCTATCAGGAACTGCTCGATGAACTGCGCTTCGAACGGGCCAAGCAGATGTTGTGTGAGGATCAGCTGCCGATCTATCGGATCGCCGAGACGCTGGGCTTCAGCGAGACCGCGAGTTTCCGCCATGCGTTTGTGCGCTGGAGTGGCGTGGCGCCGAGTCAGTTCAGACCGCATTGA
- a CDS encoding polyamine ABC transporter substrate-binding protein, whose product MKKRLIASALCAALLSAGAHAEERTLRVYNWFDYITPKALDDFKAQNSQTKLIYDIFDTNEALEAKLLTGNSGYDVVVPSNVFLAKQIEAGVFQPMDRSKLPNWNHLDSKLMKLIEANDPGNKFAVPYMYGTILIGFNPARIKAALGDNAPVDSWDLIFKEENISKLKQCGVALLDSPSEILPLALQHLGLDPNSKKPADYAKAEALLMKIRPYVTYFHSSKYMADIANGDICVAVGYSGSFSQAANRAKEAKNGVVVDMRLPKEGAPIWFDMLAIPKGAKNTEDAYTFINYLLQPAVIAPVSDFVGYPNPNKDATGLVDPAIRNNPNLYPTDAAMSTLYTLQPLPRDAERARTRAWTKIKSGT is encoded by the coding sequence ATGAAAAAGCGACTGATCGCCTCGGCGCTGTGCGCGGCCCTGCTGAGCGCTGGCGCCCACGCCGAAGAACGCACGCTGCGCGTCTACAACTGGTTCGACTACATCACGCCCAAGGCGCTGGACGACTTCAAGGCACAGAACAGCCAGACCAAACTGATCTACGACATCTTCGACACCAACGAAGCGCTCGAGGCCAAGCTGCTCACCGGCAACTCCGGCTATGACGTGGTGGTGCCGTCCAACGTGTTCCTCGCCAAGCAGATCGAGGCCGGGGTGTTCCAGCCAATGGATCGCAGCAAGTTGCCGAACTGGAATCATCTCGATTCGAAACTGATGAAGCTGATCGAGGCCAACGACCCGGGGAACAAGTTCGCCGTGCCGTACATGTACGGCACGATCCTGATCGGCTTCAACCCGGCCAGGATCAAGGCAGCATTGGGCGATAACGCGCCCGTGGACAGTTGGGACCTGATCTTCAAAGAGGAAAACATCAGCAAGCTCAAGCAGTGCGGCGTCGCCCTGCTCGACTCGCCGTCGGAAATTCTGCCGCTGGCTCTGCAACACCTCGGCCTCGACCCCAACAGCAAGAAGCCAGCGGATTACGCCAAGGCCGAAGCGCTGCTGATGAAGATCCGCCCTTACGTGACCTACTTCCACTCCTCCAAATACATGGCCGACATTGCCAACGGCGACATCTGCGTGGCCGTCGGTTATTCCGGCAGCTTCTCGCAGGCGGCCAACCGCGCCAAGGAAGCGAAAAACGGCGTGGTGGTCGATATGCGCTTGCCCAAAGAAGGCGCGCCGATCTGGTTCGACATGCTCGCGATTCCCAAAGGCGCGAAGAACACCGAGGACGCCTACACCTTCATCAACTACCTGCTGCAACCGGCGGTGATTGCCCCGGTCAGCGATTTTGTCGGCTACCCCAATCCGAACAAGGACGCCACTGGCCTGGTCGATCCGGCGATCCGCAACAACCCGAACCTGTACCCGACCGACGCGGCAATGAGCACGCTCTACACCTTGCAACCGCTGCCGCGGGATGCCGAACGGGCGCGCACGCGGGCCTGGACCAAAATCAAATCCGGGACCTGA
- the aspA gene encoding aspartate ammonia-lyase produces MSSAASFRTETDLLGALEVPAHAYYGIQTLRAVNNFRLSGVPISHYPKLVVGLAMVKQAAADANRELGHLSEAKHAAISEACARLIRGDYHEEFVVDMIQGGAGTSTNMNANEVIANIALEAMGHEKGEYQYLHPNDDVNMAQSTNDAYPTAIRLGLLLGHDALLASLDSLIQAFAAKGKEFDHVLKMGRTQLQDAVPMTLGQEFRAFATTMGEDLARLKTLAPELLTEVNLGGTAIGTGINADPRYQALAVQRLALISGQPLVPAADLIEATSDMGAFVLFSGMLKRTAVKLSKICNDLRLLSSGPRTGINEINLPARQPGSSIMPGKVNPVIPEAVNQVAFQVIGNDLALTMAAEGGQLQLNVMEPLIAFKILDSIRLLQRAMDMLREHCIVGITANEARCRELVEHSIGLVTALNPYIGYKNATRIARIALESGRGVLELVREEGLLDEAMLADILRPENMIAPRLVPLKA; encoded by the coding sequence ATGTCCTCCGCTGCATCTTTCCGCACAGAAACCGACCTGCTTGGCGCCCTCGAAGTACCGGCCCATGCGTATTACGGCATCCAGACCCTGCGAGCGGTGAACAACTTCCGCCTCTCGGGCGTTCCGATTTCGCATTACCCGAAACTGGTTGTGGGCCTGGCGATGGTCAAACAGGCCGCCGCTGACGCCAACCGCGAGCTGGGTCACCTGAGCGAAGCCAAGCACGCTGCCATCAGCGAAGCCTGTGCCCGATTGATCCGCGGCGATTACCACGAAGAGTTCGTGGTCGACATGATTCAAGGTGGCGCCGGTACTTCCACCAACATGAACGCCAACGAAGTGATCGCCAACATTGCTCTGGAAGCGATGGGCCACGAGAAAGGCGAATACCAGTACCTGCATCCGAACGACGACGTGAACATGGCGCAGTCGACCAACGACGCCTACCCGACGGCGATCCGTCTGGGTCTGCTGCTGGGTCACGACGCGCTGCTGGCCAGCCTCGACAGCCTGATCCAGGCCTTCGCGGCCAAGGGCAAAGAGTTCGACCACGTCCTGAAAATGGGCCGTACCCAGCTGCAAGACGCCGTGCCGATGACCCTCGGCCAGGAATTTCGCGCGTTCGCCACCACCATGGGCGAAGACCTCGCGCGTCTGAAGACGCTGGCCCCGGAACTGCTGACCGAAGTCAACCTCGGCGGCACCGCGATCGGCACCGGCATCAACGCCGACCCGCGTTATCAGGCACTGGCTGTTCAACGTCTGGCTTTGATCAGCGGGCAACCGCTGGTACCGGCCGCCGACCTGATCGAAGCGACCTCCGACATGGGCGCCTTCGTGCTGTTCTCCGGCATGCTCAAGCGCACCGCGGTCAAGCTGTCGAAGATCTGCAACGACCTGCGCCTGCTGTCCAGCGGCCCACGCACCGGCATCAATGAAATCAACCTGCCGGCGCGTCAGCCAGGCAGCTCGATCATGCCCGGCAAGGTCAACCCGGTGATCCCGGAAGCCGTGAACCAGGTCGCGTTCCAGGTCATCGGTAACGACTTGGCGCTGACCATGGCAGCCGAAGGCGGCCAGCTGCAACTGAACGTGATGGAGCCGCTGATCGCTTTCAAGATCCTCGATTCGATCCGCCTGCTGCAACGCGCCATGGACATGCTGCGCGAGCACTGCATCGTCGGCATCACCGCCAACGAAGCGCGCTGCCGCGAACTGGTCGAGCATTCGATCGGTCTGGTCACCGCACTGAACCCGTACATCGGCTACAAAAACGCCACCCGCATCGCCCGTATCGCCCTTGAAAGCGGCCGCGGCGTGCTGGAACTGGTGCGCGAAGAAGGTCTGCTCGACGAAGCCATGCTCGCCGACATCCTGCGCCCGGAAAACATGATTGCCCCGCGTCTGGTTCCGCTCAAAGCCTGA
- a CDS encoding alanine/glycine:cation symporter family protein → MLEVINDFLSGKVLIVLIVGLGSYFTIRSRFVQLRHFFHMFAVFRDSLKGSAGQLSSFQALMLSLAGRVGAGNIAGVGIAVTLGGPGAVFWMWVTALVGMSSSFFECTLAQVYKRADGDGLYRGGPAYYIQHGLKLKGMAIVFSVLLLVTYGFAFIGLQSYTVTHSLQNAFDFNPQHTGIVLAVLLAITFIGGIKRIASVSDLLVPIKTLAYIGVTLYVIGTQIEHVPAMLETIFKSAFGLDPAFAGLLGSAIVMGVKRGVFANEAGLGSAPNVAAVAAVKHPGAQGVVQAFSVFLDTFVICTCTALLILLSGFYTPGFEGDGIVLTQNSLAAVVGDWGRMFVSVALSLFVFTCILYNYYLGENSLQFLSRNRALLMLFRGLVLALVVWGSMQDLTTVFAFADITMTCLAFVNLVALAMLFKVGLRVMRDYDEQRRAGVKQPVFDSSKFADLDLDRNAWPVNPPAAAGQTETAPQGVPAAQR, encoded by the coding sequence ATGCTCGAAGTCATCAACGACTTCCTCTCAGGGAAAGTACTGATCGTGCTCATTGTCGGGCTCGGTAGCTACTTCACGATTCGCTCGCGTTTCGTTCAACTGCGTCATTTCTTCCACATGTTCGCGGTGTTCCGCGACAGCCTCAAAGGCAGCGCCGGGCAACTCAGCTCGTTCCAGGCCTTGATGCTCAGCCTCGCCGGCCGCGTCGGTGCAGGCAACATTGCCGGTGTCGGCATCGCCGTGACCCTCGGTGGTCCGGGTGCGGTGTTCTGGATGTGGGTGACCGCACTGGTCGGTATGTCCAGCAGCTTCTTCGAGTGCACCCTGGCCCAGGTCTACAAGCGCGCCGATGGCGACGGCCTGTACCGTGGTGGCCCGGCGTATTACATCCAGCACGGGCTCAAGCTCAAGGGCATGGCGATAGTCTTCTCCGTTCTGCTGCTGGTCACCTACGGCTTCGCCTTCATCGGCCTGCAGTCCTACACCGTGACCCACTCGCTGCAGAACGCCTTTGACTTCAACCCACAACACACCGGGATCGTCCTGGCGGTGCTGCTGGCCATCACCTTTATCGGCGGGATCAAGCGCATCGCTTCGGTCTCCGACCTGCTGGTACCGATCAAGACCCTGGCCTACATCGGCGTGACCCTGTACGTGATCGGCACCCAGATCGAACACGTACCGGCCATGCTGGAAACCATCTTCAAGAGCGCCTTCGGCCTCGACCCGGCCTTTGCCGGTCTGCTCGGCAGCGCCATTGTCATGGGCGTGAAGCGTGGCGTGTTCGCCAACGAAGCGGGCCTGGGCAGTGCGCCGAACGTCGCCGCTGTGGCCGCCGTCAAGCACCCGGGCGCGCAGGGCGTGGTCCAGGCTTTCAGCGTGTTCCTCGACACCTTCGTGATCTGCACCTGCACCGCGCTGCTGATCCTGCTGTCGGGCTTCTACACCCCGGGCTTCGAAGGTGACGGCATCGTCCTGACCCAGAACTCGCTGGCTGCCGTGGTCGGTGACTGGGGTCGCATGTTCGTCAGCGTCGCGCTGTCGCTGTTCGTCTTCACCTGCATCCTCTACAACTACTACCTGGGCGAGAACAGCTTGCAGTTCCTCAGCCGTAACCGCGCCCTGCTGATGCTGTTCCGCGGCCTGGTGCTGGCGCTGGTGGTGTGGGGTTCGATGCAGGACCTGACGACAGTGTTCGCCTTCGCCGACATCACCATGACCTGTCTGGCCTTCGTCAACCTGGTGGCCCTGGCCATGCTGTTCAAGGTCGGCCTGCGGGTGATGCGCGACTACGATGAGCAGCGTCGCGCCGGCGTCAAACAGCCAGTGTTCGACTCGAGCAAATTCGCCGACCTGGATCTGGATCGCAACGCCTGGCCGGTGAACCCGCCAGCAGCGGCGGGCCAGACTGAAACTGCGCCGCAAGGCGTACCTGCAGCGCAACGCTGA
- a CDS encoding asparaginase yields MSSSTYPAAQHVMVLYTGGTIGMQASANGLAPASGFEARMRDYLHSQPELVVPQWQFREMSPLIDSANMTPAYWQQLREAVVDAVDVQGCDSVLILHGTDTLAYSAAAMSFQLLGLHARVCFTGSMLPAGVTDSDAWENLGGALVALGQGLAPGVHLYFHGELLAPTRCAKVRSFGRHPFKRLERQGGGVKAPSIPVALNYNQPKQLAKVAVLPLFPGISAEVLDGLLDSGIQGLVLECYGSGTGPSDNPEFLASLGRARDNGVVVVAVTQCHEGGVELDVYEAGSRLRGVGVLSGGGMTREAAFGKLHGLLGAGLETAEVRRLIELDLCGELI; encoded by the coding sequence ATGAGCTCGTCGACCTATCCCGCCGCTCAACACGTCATGGTGCTCTACACCGGTGGCACCATCGGCATGCAGGCCAGCGCCAACGGGCTGGCCCCGGCGTCCGGTTTCGAAGCGCGGATGCGCGACTACTTGCACAGCCAGCCTGAGCTGGTAGTGCCGCAGTGGCAGTTTCGGGAAATGTCGCCGCTGATCGACAGCGCCAACATGACCCCGGCCTACTGGCAGCAACTGCGCGAAGCGGTGGTCGATGCCGTGGACGTGCAAGGCTGCGACAGCGTGCTGATTCTGCACGGCACCGACACGCTGGCGTACAGCGCGGCGGCGATGAGTTTTCAGTTGCTCGGCCTGCATGCCCGCGTGTGTTTCACCGGCTCGATGTTGCCGGCGGGCGTGACCGACAGCGATGCCTGGGAAAACCTCGGCGGCGCGCTGGTCGCCCTCGGCCAGGGCCTGGCGCCGGGCGTGCATTTGTACTTCCACGGTGAACTGCTGGCGCCGACCCGCTGCGCGAAAGTGCGCAGCTTCGGCCGCCATCCGTTCAAACGCCTGGAGCGTCAGGGCGGTGGTGTGAAGGCGCCGTCGATCCCAGTCGCGCTGAACTACAACCAGCCGAAGCAACTGGCGAAAGTCGCGGTGTTGCCGCTGTTTCCCGGGATCAGTGCCGAGGTTCTCGACGGTCTGCTCGACAGCGGCATTCAAGGTCTGGTGCTGGAATGCTACGGCAGCGGGACCGGGCCGAGCGACAATCCAGAGTTCCTCGCCAGCCTTGGCCGCGCACGGGATAACGGCGTGGTGGTGGTTGCAGTGACGCAATGCCATGAAGGTGGGGTCGAGCTGGATGTCTACGAGGCTGGCAGCCGCTTGCGAGGTGTTGGCGTGCTGTCCGGTGGCGGCATGACGCGCGAGGCGGCGTTCGGCAAGTTGCATGGGTTGCTGGGGGCCGGGCTGGAAACGGCTGAAGTGCGTCGATTGATCGAACTGGATTTGTGTGGTGAGTTGATCTGA
- a CDS encoding LysR substrate-binding domain-containing protein produces the protein MNLESKWLEDFSALAATRSFSQAAERRFVTQPAFSRRIRSLEAALGLTLVNRSRTPVELTAAGQLFLVTARTVVEQLGEVLRHLHHLEGGQGEVMQVAAAHSLALGFFPRWIAQLRNEGLNIATRLVATNVGDAVHALREGGCDLMLAFYDPDSAMQMDPEIFPSLHLGQTEMLPVCAADLDGKPLFDLEGEASVPLLAYSAGAFLGRSVNGLLRQRQLRFTTIYETAMADSLKSMALEGLGIAWVPQLSVRAELARGELVVCGGPQWHVPLEIRLYRCALVRKANVRLLWRKLEGGAAQSA, from the coding sequence ATGAATCTGGAAAGCAAATGGCTCGAGGACTTCAGTGCCCTGGCCGCCACTCGCAGCTTCTCGCAGGCGGCCGAACGGCGCTTCGTGACCCAGCCGGCGTTCAGTCGGCGGATCCGCAGCCTCGAAGCGGCGCTGGGGCTGACCTTGGTCAATCGCTCGCGCACGCCGGTCGAACTGACAGCGGCGGGGCAGTTGTTTCTGGTGACCGCGCGCACCGTGGTCGAACAGCTCGGCGAAGTGCTGCGCCATCTGCATCATCTGGAAGGCGGGCAGGGCGAGGTGATGCAGGTGGCGGCGGCACACTCGCTGGCGCTGGGCTTTTTTCCGCGCTGGATCGCCCAGTTGCGTAACGAAGGACTGAACATCGCCACGCGGCTGGTGGCGACCAACGTTGGCGACGCCGTGCACGCTTTGCGTGAAGGTGGCTGCGATCTGATGCTGGCGTTCTACGACCCGGATTCGGCGATGCAGATGGACCCGGAAATCTTCCCGTCGCTGCACTTGGGCCAGACCGAAATGCTGCCGGTGTGCGCGGCGGATCTGGATGGCAAACCGCTGTTCGATCTGGAAGGCGAGGCCAGCGTGCCGTTGCTGGCGTACAGCGCCGGGGCGTTTCTCGGCCGTTCGGTGAATGGATTGTTGCGCCAGCGCCAGTTGCGCTTCACCACGATCTACGAAACCGCGATGGCCGACAGCCTGAAAAGCATGGCGCTGGAAGGCCTCGGCATTGCCTGGGTGCCGCAACTGAGCGTGCGCGCAGAGCTGGCCCGCGGTGAACTGGTGGTGTGCGGCGGCCCGCAATGGCATGTGCCGCTGGAGATTCGTCTGTACCGCTGCGCCCTGGTGCGCAAGGCCAACGTGCGGTTGCTGTGGCGCAAGCTTGAAGGCGGTGCCGCACAAAGCGCTTGA
- a CDS encoding histone deacetylase family protein has translation MLTIYSDDHHLHHGRCELIDGQLKPCFEMPSRADHVLQRVQKQNLGAVEAPKDFGLEPIARIHSRDYLEFFKGAWQRWSEFNTDGDLLPYTWPARTLRAIKPTSLHGQLGYYSFDGGAPITAGTWQAAYSAAQVALTAQAEIQRGARAAFALCRPPGHHAASDLMGGYCYLNNAAIAAQAFLDQGHKKVAILDVDYHHGNGTQSIFYERSDVLFTSIHGHPEAEFPFFLGYDDERGEGAGEGFNFNYPLPAGSGWDVWSAALDQACDEIDRYGADIIVVSLGVDTFKDDPISQFKLDSPDYLAMGKRIAALGKPTLFVMEGGYAVEEIGINAVNVLEGFEQ, from the coding sequence ATGCTGACGATCTACTCAGACGATCACCACTTGCATCATGGCCGCTGCGAACTCATCGATGGCCAGCTCAAACCGTGCTTCGAGATGCCGTCGCGTGCCGACCATGTGCTGCAACGCGTGCAGAAGCAAAACCTCGGTGCGGTCGAAGCGCCGAAGGATTTCGGCCTGGAGCCGATCGCGCGCATTCACAGCCGTGACTATCTGGAATTTTTCAAAGGTGCATGGCAACGCTGGAGCGAGTTCAACACTGACGGCGACTTGCTGCCCTACACCTGGCCGGCGCGCACGCTGCGTGCGATCAAACCGACCAGCCTGCACGGCCAGCTCGGTTATTACAGCTTCGACGGCGGCGCGCCGATTACCGCCGGCACCTGGCAAGCGGCCTACAGCGCGGCGCAAGTGGCGCTTACCGCGCAGGCTGAAATCCAGCGTGGCGCACGCGCGGCCTTCGCCCTGTGCCGTCCGCCGGGACATCACGCCGCCAGCGACTTGATGGGCGGTTATTGCTACCTCAACAACGCCGCCATCGCCGCTCAGGCCTTTCTCGATCAGGGCCACAAGAAAGTCGCGATTCTTGACGTCGACTACCACCATGGCAACGGCACCCAGTCGATTTTCTACGAACGCAGCGACGTCCTGTTCACTTCGATCCACGGCCACCCGGAAGCGGAGTTTCCGTTCTTCCTCGGCTACGACGACGAGCGCGGCGAAGGCGCCGGTGAAGGTTTCAATTTCAACTATCCGCTGCCGGCCGGTTCCGGCTGGGATGTGTGGAGCGCGGCGCTGGATCAGGCCTGCGACGAGATCGATCGCTATGGCGCCGACATCATCGTTGTCTCTCTCGGGGTCGACACGTTCAAGGACGACCCGATCTCGCAGTTCAAACTCGACAGCCCGGATTACCTGGCCATGGGCAAGCGCATCGCCGCCCTCGGCAAGCCGACCCTGTTCGTCATGGAAGGTGGCTACGCGGTGGAAGAAATCGGCATCAACGCAGTGAACGTGCTGGAAGGTTTCGAACAATGA